One part of the Methanobacteriaceae archaeon genome encodes these proteins:
- a CDS encoding ATP-grasp domain-containing protein: MKLLFIGSRLYDDIDWYVKRKNIESILTESNENAINLDLPDQVFIVPRGMDGPKQVAVMQNVDAIVPLIGIDPPLIDVAHMKEEIEQEHGIPVIAANVRAVELTSNKIKTKKFYDEIGVVTPEYQILDSPDDLTLEFPVVLKQGEGQGGKDIKIAKSMDDVEEYFENFNQALCEQFIEGSEISIEVLGFNGEFVALPPIYKGETTLEGTHPLSKVKTGPCMVQGLDNNLVQHTAYKVAKNLDSDGIFEMDFMYSPEKDQLYAIEVNTRPNGTRYLTTATCGVNSLCELVNMAIGEFSPANISDKLEYHYSTEIPVGDYNGPCPNEPVKSFDDNDFVVHGPEGYQRLTARADSKKDLDNLISKLL, translated from the coding sequence ATGAAATTATTATTTATTGGTTCTAGATTATATGATGATATTGACTGGTATGTTAAAAGAAAAAACATTGAAAGTATTTTAACTGAATCTAATGAAAATGCAATTAATTTAGATTTACCCGATCAAGTGTTTATTGTCCCTCGTGGAATGGATGGTCCAAAACAGGTTGCAGTAATGCAAAATGTTGATGCAATTGTACCATTAATTGGAATTGACCCTCCATTAATAGATGTTGCACACATGAAAGAGGAAATAGAACAAGAACATGGAATTCCAGTTATTGCAGCAAATGTTAGGGCTGTTGAACTTACTTCCAATAAAATCAAAACCAAAAAATTCTATGATGAAATTGGTGTTGTAACTCCTGAATATCAGATTTTAGATAGTCCTGATGATTTGACCTTGGAGTTTCCAGTTGTATTAAAACAGGGTGAAGGTCAAGGTGGAAAGGATATTAAAATAGCTAAATCCATGGATGATGTTGAAGAATACTTTGAAAACTTCAATCAGGCATTATGCGAACAATTCATTGAAGGATCTGAAATTTCTATTGAAGTATTAGGATTTAATGGAGAATTTGTTGCATTACCTCCAATTTATAAAGGTGAAACTACATTGGAAGGAACACATCCATTAAGCAAAGTTAAAACTGGTCCATGTATGGTTCAGGGATTAGATAATAATCTTGTACAGCATACTGCATATAAAGTTGCTAAAAACTTGGATTCTGATGGTATTTTTGAGATGGATTTCATGTACTCTCCTGAAAAAGACCAGTTATATGCTATTGAAGTTAATACACGTCCTAATGGAACCAGATATTTAACAACTGCAACTTGTGGTGTTAATTCATTATGTGAATTGGTCAATATGGCAATTGGTGAGTTTTCACCTGCTAATATTTCAGATAAATTGGAATATCACTATTCTACTGAAATTCCAGTTGGAGATTACAATGGACCTTGTCCAAATGAGCCTGTAAAATCTTTTGATGATAATGATTTTGTTGTTCATGGTCCTGAAGGATATCAAAGACTCACTGCAAGAGCAGATTCTAAAAAAGATTTGGATAACTTAATCTCAAAATTATTATAA
- the aksF gene encoding homoisocitrate dehydrogenase, whose translation MYNIAIISGDGIGKEVMDACEYLLDKLDLELSFKYGEAGFDCFNKNGTTLPEETIKIAKNSDATLFGASTSTPGQPSPIINLRKELNVYANIRPIKSYKGANSLRDDIDFVIVRENTEGLYSQIEYGDENKMIAERIITHKASERISKAAFNICKKRGQNKVTCVHKSNVLKKTDGVFKESFYKVAKEYPQITAEDFYVDAMSMYLITQPQNFEVIVASNLFGDILSDQSAGLVGGLGLAPSGNIGDPNGLFEPVHGSAPDIAGKNIANPCSMILTASMMLDYLGEWEVSNNINKAVEKVISDGKIKTPDFGGDASTMELTKAIVKELI comes from the coding sequence ATGTATAATATTGCAATTATAAGTGGAGACGGAATAGGTAAAGAAGTAATGGATGCCTGCGAATATTTACTTGACAAATTAGATTTAGAATTAAGTTTCAAGTATGGTGAAGCAGGTTTTGATTGTTTTAATAAAAATGGAACTACATTACCTGAAGAAACAATCAAAATAGCTAAAAATAGTGATGCAACATTATTCGGAGCATCAACTTCAACACCGGGCCAACCTAGCCCAATTATAAATTTAAGAAAAGAACTTAACGTTTATGCGAATATAAGACCGATTAAGTCATACAAAGGAGCAAACTCACTACGTGATGACATTGACTTTGTAATTGTTAGAGAAAATACTGAAGGATTATACTCTCAAATTGAATACGGCGATGAAAATAAAATGATTGCCGAAAGAATAATTACTCATAAAGCATCCGAGAGAATATCCAAAGCAGCATTCAACATTTGTAAAAAAAGAGGACAAAACAAAGTTACCTGTGTTCATAAAAGCAATGTCTTAAAAAAGACTGATGGAGTATTTAAAGAAAGCTTTTACAAAGTAGCAAAAGAATATCCTCAAATTACTGCTGAAGACTTTTATGTTGATGCAATGTCAATGTATCTAATTACACAACCTCAAAACTTTGAAGTTATTGTTGCAAGTAACTTATTTGGAGACATATTATCTGATCAAAGTGCTGGACTTGTTGGAGGCCTTGGTCTTGCCCCATCCGGAAATATAGGAGACCCTAATGGATTATTTGAACCAGTTCACGGATCAGCACCCGACATAGCTGGAAAAAATATTGCAAATCCATGTTCAATGATATTAACCGCATCAATGATGCTTGATTACTTAGGAGAATGGGAAGTATCAAATAACATAAACAAAGCCGTTGAAAAAGTAATTAGTGATGGTAAAATAAAAACTCCTGATTTTGGAGGAGATGCTTCAACCATGGAACTTACAAAAGCAATTGTTAAGGAGCTAATATAA
- a CDS encoding Mur ligase family protein, translating into MKIDDIVELVNGKIFGNDDFFSIDGFSGRFTFLNDAHTGDIVVRHWINGDGVAMAFKKNIACLITQTPKDGAIEMANKLGFPLIVTDKIELANSFALSHSIEKYSPNSTNIVITGTNGKSTTSHLIYHILNNAGYHVLTNTDSESEFNTLIDPMVSKLISDEVIENGELDYLVIEVSEVQGWLGKLMKNHAALMSRAIKPKVGVITNIAMDHIGLVNSIDDVFDEIVEVPKAIGDGICILNHDDDLVMKLDAINPFYTSMSKINEENSVFFDDGKIYYKNNPILTVDELPFSGKHFIQNILSAIGACISLDIDIETIIDGVKSYKALNRRFAKLHKEPLIFDDFAHNPDGIKATISETYKLLDENQTLHIVCAIRGSRGVEINQLNVEAIVEAMDDGMKLILSSSNDVVNSLNWVNDDEREVFFNVLNENNIEYTHFDELDDCLRNVYNNADKNDIILLIGAQGMDPAESLLKDII; encoded by the coding sequence ATGAAAATTGATGATATAGTTGAGTTAGTTAACGGAAAAATTTTTGGTAATGATGATTTTTTTTCAATAGATGGATTTTCTGGTAGATTTACTTTTTTAAATGATGCTCACACTGGAGATATTGTTGTAAGACACTGGATTAATGGTGATGGAGTTGCAATGGCATTTAAGAAAAATATTGCATGTTTAATTACTCAAACTCCAAAAGACGGAGCTATTGAAATGGCGAATAAATTAGGATTCCCATTAATAGTAACTGATAAAATTGAACTTGCTAATTCATTTGCACTTTCACACTCAATTGAAAAATATTCTCCTAATTCAACAAATATTGTAATAACTGGTACTAATGGTAAATCAACCACATCTCATTTAATTTATCATATATTAAACAATGCTGGATATCATGTTCTTACTAACACAGATAGTGAATCCGAATTTAACACATTAATTGACCCAATGGTATCTAAATTAATCTCTGATGAAGTTATTGAAAACGGAGAATTAGATTATTTGGTTATTGAAGTATCTGAGGTCCAAGGTTGGCTTGGAAAGTTAATGAAAAACCACGCAGCATTAATGAGTAGAGCTATTAAACCTAAAGTTGGTGTAATAACCAATATTGCAATGGATCATATTGGTCTTGTAAATTCTATTGATGATGTTTTTGATGAAATAGTTGAAGTTCCAAAAGCAATTGGTGATGGAATTTGTATATTAAACCACGATGATGATTTGGTAATGAAATTAGATGCAATAAATCCATTTTACACTTCAATGTCTAAAATTAATGAAGAAAATTCAGTATTTTTCGATGATGGGAAAATTTACTATAAAAATAATCCAATTTTAACTGTTGATGAATTACCATTTAGTGGTAAACATTTCATACAAAATATTTTATCAGCTATTGGAGCATGTATTTCTTTAGATATTGATATTGAAACTATTATTGATGGAGTTAAATCTTATAAAGCTCTCAATAGACGTTTTGCAAAATTACATAAAGAACCTTTAATCTTTGATGATTTTGCTCATAATCCTGATGGAATCAAAGCAACAATTTCTGAAACTTACAAATTACTTGATGAAAACCAGACATTACATATTGTCTGTGCTATTAGGGGTTCTAGAGGAGTTGAAATCAATCAGTTAAATGTTGAAGCTATTGTTGAAGCTATGGATGATGGCATGAAATTAATCTTATCCTCAAGTAATGATGTTGTTAACTCTCTAAACTGGGTTAATGATGATGAAAGAGAGGTATTTTTCAATGTTTTAAACGAAAATAACATTGAATACACTCATTTTGATGAGTTAGATGATTGTTTGCGCAATGTCTATAATAATGCAGATAAAAATGATATTATTTTATTAATTGGTGCTCAGGGAATGGACCCTGCAGAGTCCCTTTTAAAAGACATAATATAA
- a CDS encoding AMP-binding protein, with protein sequence MLNITTFLDANSKRLDKNVLYNPTNGEKYNSGEILSIVSEIGRNLKELGINKGDRVLVYLKNSEEYLFSLFAIWRIGAVAIPTNRVFTPHELEYIVNDSKAKLMITDDKAKDIIDIDTYVPKDILNYKDCEILESENTDWDDLCQLQYTSGTTGQPKGAMLTHGNYFTAIHNECDVLTLKQDDVFLGIYPMAHVGLSWAIAALRSAAYYILMEQFEINEYLALCESEKVSVLTGMPPVIHTLTTMDARNQLKTVREIVSGGGPLHKKIWKDFHETYQIPIINAYGLSETIVIGTGTVIRPEDYREADRFESVGHPVCFSEVKIVDENDPEKTLPKYEQGEIALRGPAIAKGYWGNEEKTKSTLTPTGWFLTGDVGYLDDDNRLFITDRKKDMIVMSGWKIYPTEVEEVLIKYPEVKEIAIFSISDRHRGEIPVAAVVWEENEDIEGLLEYARENLSRYKVPRKIYTLDELPRVNGWKLLRRELRRIYKE encoded by the coding sequence ATGTTAAATATTACAACTTTTTTAGATGCAAACTCAAAACGTTTAGATAAAAATGTTTTATATAACCCAACAAATGGGGAGAAATACAACTCTGGTGAAATCCTATCAATTGTTTCTGAAATAGGAAGAAATTTAAAAGAATTAGGAATAAACAAAGGTGACAGAGTCTTAGTATATTTAAAAAACTCAGAAGAATATTTATTTTCACTTTTTGCAATATGGAGAATAGGAGCAGTAGCTATTCCAACAAACAGAGTTTTCACCCCACACGAACTCGAATACATTGTTAACGACTCAAAAGCAAAATTAATGATTACTGATGATAAAGCAAAAGACATCATCGATATTGACACATATGTTCCAAAAGACATTCTCAATTATAAAGATTGTGAAATATTAGAATCAGAAAACACTGATTGGGATGATTTATGTCAATTACAATATACTTCAGGTACTACCGGACAACCTAAAGGTGCAATGCTTACCCATGGAAATTATTTCACTGCAATTCATAATGAATGTGATGTATTAACCTTAAAACAGGACGATGTGTTTTTAGGAATCTATCCAATGGCACATGTAGGTTTATCCTGGGCAATTGCTGCTTTAAGATCAGCTGCTTATTACATTTTAATGGAACAATTCGAAATAAACGAATATTTGGCGTTATGTGAAAGTGAAAAAGTTAGTGTATTAACTGGAATGCCTCCAGTAATTCATACATTAACTACCATGGATGCTCGCAATCAGCTTAAAACTGTTCGTGAAATTGTTTCTGGTGGAGGACCATTACATAAAAAAATATGGAAAGATTTCCACGAAACATACCAAATACCAATTATAAATGCATACGGATTATCTGAAACAATCGTAATTGGAACTGGAACTGTTATTAGACCAGAAGATTACAGAGAAGCAGACAGATTTGAAAGTGTAGGTCATCCAGTTTGTTTTTCAGAAGTTAAAATCGTTGATGAAAATGACCCTGAAAAAACATTACCAAAATACGAACAAGGTGAAATTGCACTTAGAGGTCCTGCAATAGCTAAAGGATACTGGGGAAATGAAGAAAAAACAAAATCAACACTTACACCAACCGGCTGGTTTTTAACAGGAGATGTAGGATATCTTGATGATGATAACCGTTTATTCATTACTGACCGTAAAAAAGATATGATTGTAATGAGTGGATGGAAAATCTACCCAACAGAAGTTGAAGAAGTGCTTATCAAATATCCTGAAGTTAAAGAAATAGCTATTTTCAGTATAAGCGACCGCCACAGAGGAGAAATTCCAGTTGCAGCAGTTGTCTGGGAGGAAAACGAAGATATCGAAGGATTATTAGAATACGCACGTGAAAATCTCTCAAGATACAAAGTTCCAAGAAAAATATATACTCTTGATGAACTTCCAAGAGTAAACGGTTGGAAACTTCTTAGAAGAGAGCTTAGAAGAATTTATAAAGAATAA
- a CDS encoding DUF2115 domain-containing protein: MESECILVELKKLSDENSITKKELMELLKKYARIISVHDLMMATAHMRKDGEFVHANYREKYLEVYIKYFILRMKEVIEKNDYDYDSNIDKQSFDTSFPMLERTFEKERISTSKDDKFPLIYVITALYTTFILEEPIHPVGSEFPGSLKVEVKNGEFLCPVKDKQKDNTDAICHLCLAEQTPNI; this comes from the coding sequence ATGGAAAGTGAATGTATATTAGTAGAACTTAAAAAATTATCCGATGAAAACTCAATTACAAAAAAAGAGTTAATGGAATTGCTTAAAAAATATGCCCGTATTATATCAGTGCATGATTTAATGATGGCTACAGCACATATGAGAAAAGATGGAGAATTTGTTCATGCTAATTATCGTGAAAAATACTTAGAAGTTTATATTAAATATTTTATTTTACGTATGAAGGAAGTCATTGAAAAAAATGACTATGATTATGATTCAAATATTGATAAGCAATCTTTTGATACATCATTTCCTATGCTTGAGAGAACATTTGAAAAAGAAAGAATAAGTACATCAAAAGATGATAAATTTCCATTAATTTATGTAATTACTGCATTATACACTACATTTATTTTAGAAGAACCAATACATCCTGTTGGAAGTGAATTCCCAGGTAGTTTAAAAGTTGAAGTAAAAAATGGAGAATTTTTATGTCCAGTTAAAGACAAACAAAAAGATAATACCGACGCAATATGTCATTTATGTCTTGCTGAACAAACACCAAACATCTAG
- a CDS encoding phospho-N-acetylmuramoyl-pentapeptide-transferase, protein MCGKMNNTDMLILFLITLFGTIFFTWYIKRILLKARISDNPIVSEHRHKSGTPTMGGIAFLFTISLVIALYYQNTPVLLVSFIMLAGGVVGLVDDLIGLKVKEVQKIVVNISNEVITLGRLDVEPNEEVRVATPKAKSEVNDLLKEGKVEVVGEVPIKTEPEELEKIICQIVLGLFFALTGIVTTLGGFQLGILAIPVVIIAILGSINSVNLIDGMDGLAAGIVGIASIACCVYGYLFGPATIIPPFLLLSGLCLGFLVFNKHPASIFMGDTGSFVLGIGYAAAVLVCDIPYFGVLALGVPIISVVVSLLHRANIIKLPVEPLHHTLNHYGMSETKIVLSYWGITLLLCIIGILAKMYIF, encoded by the coding sequence TTGTGTGGTAAAATGAATAATACAGATATGTTAATTCTTTTTTTGATAACATTATTTGGAACAATATTCTTTACTTGGTATATTAAAAGAATATTGCTCAAAGCAAGGATTTCTGATAATCCTATAGTTAGTGAACATAGACATAAAAGCGGAACTCCAACAATGGGAGGAATTGCTTTTCTATTTACAATTTCATTGGTAATTGCATTATATTACCAAAACACTCCTGTTTTACTTGTATCTTTCATAATGCTTGCTGGTGGAGTTGTAGGTTTAGTAGATGATTTAATCGGACTTAAAGTTAAAGAAGTTCAAAAAATTGTTGTAAATATTTCTAATGAGGTTATTACTCTTGGAAGATTGGATGTTGAACCTAACGAAGAAGTTCGTGTAGCTACTCCTAAAGCAAAATCTGAAGTAAATGATTTGCTTAAAGAAGGTAAAGTTGAGGTTGTCGGTGAAGTTCCAATTAAAACAGAACCTGAAGAACTTGAAAAAATTATTTGTCAAATTGTATTAGGTTTATTCTTTGCACTAACAGGTATTGTTACAACTTTAGGTGGTTTCCAATTAGGTATTTTAGCTATTCCTGTTGTTATAATTGCAATTCTTGGATCTATTAATTCAGTTAATCTTATTGACGGAATGGATGGTCTTGCAGCAGGTATTGTTGGTATTGCTTCCATTGCTTGTTGTGTATATGGTTACTTATTTGGACCAGCAACAATTATTCCACCATTCTTACTCCTTTCAGGATTATGTTTAGGATTCTTAGTATTCAACAAACACCCTGCTTCAATATTCATGGGAGATACTGGATCATTTGTATTAGGTATAGGTTATGCAGCAGCAGTATTAGTCTGTGATATCCCATATTTCGGAGTACTTGCATTAGGAGTACCTATCATATCAGTTGTTGTTAGTTTACTTCACAGAGCAAATATTATTAAATTACCTGTTGAACCATTACATCACACTTTAAATCATTATGGAATGTCTGAAACAAAGATTGTTCTTAGTTATTGGGGAATTACACTTTTATTATGTATAATTGGTATTCTTGCTAAAATGTACATATTCTAA
- the nikR gene encoding nickel-responsive transcriptional regulator NikR: protein MMRISMSLPKKLLADFDEVLKDRGYQSRSKGIRDALQDYIVRYQWMNAMEGERIGIVTIIYDHHYTGVMENLAEIQHSFRNEINTSMHIHMTDKYCMEIVVVNGDIAEIRELTERIMRLKGVEHVKLTSTAKGEDFHEPGHSHDHGHHHHH, encoded by the coding sequence ATGATGAGAATAAGTATGTCATTACCAAAAAAATTACTAGCTGATTTTGATGAAGTATTAAAGGATAGGGGATACCAATCCCGTTCAAAAGGAATTCGTGATGCTCTTCAAGATTATATTGTTAGATACCAATGGATGAATGCTATGGAAGGCGAAAGAATTGGTATTGTAACTATTATTTATGACCACCACTACACTGGGGTTATGGAAAACTTAGCTGAAATTCAACACAGTTTCAGAAATGAAATCAATACAAGTATGCATATTCACATGACTGACAAGTATTGTATGGAAATTGTAGTGGTTAATGGAGATATTGCTGAAATTCGTGAGTTAACAGAAAGAATTATGAGACTTAAAGGTGTAGAACATGTAAAACTCACAAGTACAGCAAAAGGTGAAGATTTCCATGAACCTGGACATTCACATGACCATGGTCATCATCACCATCATTAA
- the hycI gene encoding hydrogenase maturation peptidase HycI, with protein sequence MSFELQLNEFLKGYEKLLILGVGNELKRDDGVGPFIVDNLDEKDNVICINAKTVPENFTGKIRKEQPSHVIIVDACLMGGEAGDIKIVDKDDFVNIGISTHSMSLSYFVKYLERDNDFKIIFVGIEPETMEFGEELSEKIEKTAFYFINLLKEAIL encoded by the coding sequence TTGTCTTTTGAATTACAATTAAATGAATTTTTAAAAGGTTATGAAAAATTACTTATTTTAGGCGTTGGTAATGAACTTAAACGTGATGATGGTGTTGGACCTTTCATTGTTGATAATCTTGATGAAAAAGATAATGTAATATGTATTAATGCTAAAACAGTTCCAGAAAACTTTACTGGTAAAATTAGAAAAGAACAACCTTCTCATGTAATCATTGTTGATGCATGCTTGATGGGTGGTGAAGCAGGGGATATTAAAATAGTGGATAAAGATGATTTTGTAAACATTGGTATTTCCACTCATTCAATGTCTTTATCATATTTTGTAAAATACTTGGAAAGAGACAATGATTTTAAAATAATATTTGTTGGAATTGAACCTGAAACTATGGAATTTGGTGAAGAGCTATCTGAAAAAATTGAAAAAACTGCTTTTTATTTCATTAACTTATTAAAAGAGGCTATATTATGA
- a CDS encoding DUF356 domain-containing protein, with the protein MALILIRGETNSKLLNAIADMERHGNLNLVTKPKVVDSNFADSIVEKILNSKLRTKSKVATAFFVKEDTTLSIMQVKKIHPPAHVVVISNEYDDYHKLKKILDNAKAFQGYYSHKAKNDGLIDYSIKGKKRHVKNEKLNSYVK; encoded by the coding sequence ATGGCATTAATTTTAATTAGGGGGGAAACAAATTCAAAATTACTTAATGCAATTGCAGATATGGAACGTCATGGTAATTTGAATTTAGTTACTAAACCAAAAGTTGTAGATTCTAATTTTGCTGATTCAATTGTTGAAAAAATTTTAAATTCAAAACTTAGAACAAAATCTAAAGTTGCTACTGCATTTTTTGTTAAAGAGGATACTACATTAAGTATTATGCAAGTAAAAAAAATTCATCCTCCAGCACATGTTGTTGTTATTAGTAATGAGTATGATGATTATCATAAATTAAAAAAGATACTTGATAATGCTAAAGCGTTTCAGGGTTATTACTCACATAAAGCAAAAAATGATGGTTTAATAGATTATTCTATTAAAGGCAAAAAAAGACATGTTAAAAATGAAAAATTAAACAGTTATGTAAAATAA
- a CDS encoding HEAT repeat domain-containing protein — protein MERSIEELIELLNDKDDFAVEEAIGQLELRGPEALDALIDALSHRKKNIRMHAATILGAINDEKAIPALIAALKDNNKLVRREASTAVSRMSGAVDPLIETLADEDWKVRGAAAWALGNLGDEKAIPELEKLLDDESSFVKAGAKSAIESINK, from the coding sequence ATGGAACGTAGTATTGAAGAATTAATTGAATTATTAAATGATAAAGATGACTTTGCTGTTGAAGAAGCTATTGGACAATTAGAATTAAGAGGTCCAGAAGCACTTGATGCTTTAATTGATGCATTATCTCACAGAAAGAAAAACATCAGAATGCATGCAGCTACTATTTTAGGTGCAATCAATGATGAAAAAGCTATTCCTGCTTTAATTGCTGCTTTAAAAGACAACAACAAACTTGTTAGAAGAGAAGCATCTACTGCAGTATCCCGTATGAGTGGCGCTGTTGATCCTTTAATTGAAACTTTAGCTGATGAAGATTGGAAAGTAAGAGGAGCAGCTGCTTGGGCACTTGGAAACTTAGGTGATGAAAAAGCTATCCCTGAACTTGAAAAATTACTTGATGATGAAAGTAGTTTTGTAAAAGCAGGTGCAAAAAGCGCTATTGAATCCATCAACAAATAA
- a CDS encoding TIGR00730 family Rossman fold protein — translation MRICLYGSGSRKIDEIYTKLAYQLGCAIANNNHTLVFGGGDTGMMGACAKGVYDNDGKSLGIAPEWIGNFEPLCETCSEFIYVDSMDERKNKFVENSDAFIIVPGGIGTLDEFFECITLKKLKKHDKKIVVFNINGFYDTMFKMIDEMGEKGFLYKQEELFKKANTIDEIFDYLES, via the coding sequence ATGAGAATTTGTCTTTATGGATCAGGAAGTAGAAAAATTGATGAAATATATACAAAATTAGCATACCAATTAGGTTGTGCTATTGCAAATAATAACCATACTCTTGTTTTTGGTGGTGGAGACACTGGAATGATGGGTGCATGTGCCAAAGGTGTTTATGACAATGATGGTAAAAGTCTTGGAATAGCTCCTGAATGGATTGGTAATTTTGAGCCTTTATGTGAAACATGTTCTGAATTTATATATGTTGATTCAATGGATGAGAGAAAAAATAAGTTTGTAGAAAATTCTGATGCTTTTATTATTGTTCCTGGCGGAATTGGAACATTGGATGAGTTTTTTGAGTGCATTACTCTTAAAAAACTCAAAAAACATGACAAGAAAATAGTAGTTTTTAATATCAATGGTTTTTATGATACAATGTTTAAAATGATTGATGAAATGGGAGAAAAAGGATTTTTATATAAACAAGAAGAGCTTTTCAAAAAAGCAAATACCATTGATGAGATTTTTGATTATTTAGAAAGTTAA
- a CDS encoding methyltransferase domain-containing protein, which yields MKFKTTHYHFDLLKDTDRLSAFFEAIEDYGGNTDLAYDLGCGSGILSYFLNSHFDNTISLEIDRQAYECACENLNSFENIEVINSDVLDYEFTKKADLIVCEMLDTALIDEEEVPVLNYAKKFLKDDGIIIPQAIINTVELVNLERHYIHWDEGVNYESYSKPIVYSEFNFLNDINPEFEADLSLKSDKSGIINGLKITSYTKLNENLIVGPLPMLNPPLLIPLDEKTVNVNDLINIKLKYIMGNGIGSIKTKYY from the coding sequence ATGAAATTTAAAACAACACATTATCATTTTGACTTATTAAAAGATACAGATAGGCTATCTGCATTCTTCGAAGCTATTGAAGATTATGGGGGTAATACGGATTTAGCTTACGATTTGGGATGTGGTAGTGGAATCTTATCTTACTTTTTAAACAGTCATTTTGATAATACTATTTCTCTTGAAATTGACAGGCAAGCTTATGAATGTGCCTGCGAAAATCTAAATTCATTTGAAAACATTGAAGTTATTAACAGTGATGTTTTAGATTATGAATTTACAAAAAAAGCAGACTTAATAGTTTGTGAAATGCTTGACACTGCACTAATTGACGAAGAAGAAGTGCCTGTTCTTAATTATGCTAAAAAATTCTTAAAAGACGATGGAATTATTATACCTCAAGCTATTATAAACACTGTTGAACTTGTAAATCTTGAAAGGCATTATATTCATTGGGATGAGGGAGTAAACTATGAATCCTATTCAAAACCAATAGTTTATAGTGAATTTAATTTTTTAAATGATATTAATCCGGAATTTGAAGCAGATTTATCTTTAAAATCAGATAAATCAGGTATTATTAATGGATTAAAGATTACAAGCTACACTAAACTTAATGAAAATTTAATTGTAGGTCCACTTCCTATGTTGAACCCACCATTATTAATTCCTTTAGATGAGAAAACAGTTAATGTAAATGATTTAATAAATATAAAATTAAAATATATAATGGGTAATGGAATTGGTAGTATTAAAACCAAGTATTACTAA